The Prunus persica cultivar Lovell chromosome G8, Prunus_persica_NCBIv2, whole genome shotgun sequence genome includes a region encoding these proteins:
- the LOC18767631 gene encoding protein ROOT PRIMORDIUM DEFECTIVE 1, giving the protein MSPIYFTFRSLPKPHSQSSHHSHSRHRTFFVDATTKWVRDRGLDHAVEREKNLRPMVNIKNFIKSEPSKSLPISIIAQNRESLMIPTRPIDFIRKYPSIFEEFLPGGGAIQPHVRLTGQVLDLDAEEELMYQSESYRQDVADRLLKLLMLVRTNKLPLNVIESLKWDLGLPHDYQKSLVHEYPDYFNIVVGKNSASGWKDLRDLELVCWRNEMATSVFEKNAAAKEKKASAKKKRALSGDSPSKEEDQCVFPMQFSRGFEMDKKLKKWIDEWQKLPYVSPYENAAHLSSKSDESDKWVVAILHELLHILVPKKTDRENLLCLGEYLGLRSRFKQALLHHPGIFYLSNKIGTYTVVLREGYKRGTIIENHQLMNMRSQYIHLMNTVKEDSKMVSVPGGSTLEKKAVVDVPKGKGEEKEDDESEEEQEGELRDSSDTEFLYDDDSDEEDEDLSETSIEKRGINNRGRRGRKSHFDGKTPSRNAERGTSGGRKARNSDFNGKTPSRNVERGTSGGRKARNSDFNWKTPSRNVEGGRSGGRRDRNSDIDVKAPFRNAQRGRAGGEHPGKSRDAVSSDTSRRTRTDVRHNIRQISRERLNFSQSKGRSLPGEKTSVEKRFS; this is encoded by the coding sequence ATGTCTCCCATTTACTTCACCTTTCGCTCTCTCCCAAAACCACACTCTCAGTCCTCCCACCACAGCCATAGCCGCCACAGAACCTTCTTCGTAGACGCCACCACCAAATGGGTCCGAGATCGAGGCCTTGACCACGCCGTCGAGAGGGAGAAGAACCTCAGGCCAATGGTCAACATCAAGAATTTCATCAAATCAGAGCCGTCCAAGTCCCTCCCCATTTCCATCATCGCCCAAAACAGAGAATCCCTTATGATACCCACGCGCCCCATCGATTTCATCCGCAAATACCCTTCGATTTTCGAGGAGTTCCTTCCCGGCGGCGGCGCAATCCAGCCTCATGTCCGGCTCACTGGCCAAGTGCTCGATCTCGATGCCGAGGAGGAGCTGATGTATCAGAGTGAGAGCTACAGGCAGGATGTCGCTGACCGGCTTTTGAAGCTCTTGATGCTGGTAAGAACCAATAAATTGCCGCTAAATGTCATCGAGAGCTTGAAATGGGATCTGGGTCTTCCTCATGATTATCAGAAAAGTTTAGTCCACGAGTATCCGGActattttaatattgttgttggCAAAAATTCGGCATCTGGGTGGAAGGATTTGCGGGATTTGGAGTTGGTATGTTGGAGAAATGAAATGGCAACTTCGGTTTTCGAGAAGAACGCTGCAGCTAAGGAGAAGAAGGCTTCAGCTAAGAAGAAGAGGGCATTGAGTGGGGATTCGCCTTCTAAGGAGGAAGACCAATGTGTTTTTCCTATGCAGTTCTCCAGAGGTTTTGAGATGGATAAGAAGTTGAAGAAGTGGATTGATGAGTGGCAGAAGTTGCCTTATGTGTCTCCATATGAAAATGCAGCTCATCTTTCGTCTAAGAGTGACGAATCAGATAAGTGGGTGGTAGCAATTCTGCACGAGCTTCTGCATATTTTGGTTCCCAAGAAGACAGACAGGGAGAATTTGCtgtgtcttggagaatatttgGGTCTTCGGTCGAGGTTTAAGCAAGCATTGCTTCACCATCCAGgtatattttatttgtcaAACAAGATAGGAACTTATACTGTTGTTTTGAGAGAGGGATATAAGAGGGGTACGATTATTGAGAATCATCAATTAATGAATATGAGAAGCCAGTATATTCACCTCATGAACACAGTAAAGGAAGATAGTAAAATGGTTAGCGTGCCCGGCGGAAGTACTCTAGAAAAGAAGGCAGTAGTTGATGTTCCTAAAGGAAAAGGTGAAGAAAAGGAGGATGATGAAAGTGAGGAAGAGCAGGAAGGCGAGTTGCGTGATTCATCTGATACTGAATTTTTGTATGATGATGACAGTGATGAAGAGGATGAAGATCTGAGTGAGACAAGCATTGAAAAACGTGGTATTAATAACAGAGGAAGGAGAGGTAGGAAATCTCATTTTGATGGGAAAACACCTTCCAGAAATGCTGAAAGAGGAACATCAGGTGGAAGAAAAGCTAGAAACTCTGATTTTAATGGGAAAACACCTTccagaaatgttgaaagagGAACATCAGGTGGAAGAAAAGCTAGAAACTCTGATTTTAATTGGAAAACACCTTCCAGAAATGTTGAAGGAGGAAGGTCAGGTGGAAGAAGAGATAGGAATTCTGATATCGATGTGAAAGCACCTTTTAGAAATGCTCAAAGGGGAAGGGCAGGTGGAGAACACCCTGGTAAGAGCAGGGATGCGGTCTCTTCTGACACTTCTAGAAGAACAAGAACTGATGTTAGGCATAATATCCGTCAGATTTCAagagagagattgaatttctctCAAAGCAAGGGGAGGTCATTACCAGGCGAGAAGACTAGTGTTGAGAAAAGATTCAGCTAA
- the LOC18768001 gene encoding protein-tyrosine-phosphatase PTP1, producing the protein MAATASSAAAKPLPSLDFSADSPPLRLVLTPDQYKYCSQALKFFKDKLQTSDHIHQEFAQLQAKRITSSDMKRSCTVALDSVNLSKNRYTDVLPFDTNRVVLNSCKDYRPSARGYINASLISTGSSESISRFIATQGPLPHTYEDFWEMVLEQRCPVVIMLTRLVDNYKMVKCGDYFQAENGPREFGNICIATKWLRTTETSLELRLLEVNYKESEEPPMSVLHIQYPEWPDHGVPEDRIAVREILKRLYEVPPNLGPIVVHCSAGIGRTGTYCTIHNTVQRILAGDMSALDLVDTVTTFRSQRIGMVQTREQYFFCYSAIVDELEDLVSNELNRA; encoded by the exons ATGGCGGCCACCGCGTCTTCAGCCGCAGCCAAACCCCTCCCTTCCTTGGACTTCTCGGCCGATTCTCCGCCACTCAGACTGGTCCTCACCCCGGATCAGTACAAGTACTGCTCTCAGGCACTCAAGTTCTTCAAAGACAAGCTCCAGACTTCTGACCATATCCACCAGGAGTTCGCTCAGCTACAG GCGAAGAGGATAACATCATCTGATATGAAGAGAAGTTGCACTGTGGCTCTTGATAGTGTCAATTTGAGCAAAAACCGATACACCGATGTCTTACCAT TTGACACAAATAGGGTTGTTCTCAACTCCTGTAAGGATTACAGACCTTCAGCAAGGGGCTACATCAATGCCAGCTTAATCTCG ACTGGTTCCTCCGAAAGCATTTCCCGGTTTATAGCAACACAAGGTCCACTTCCGCACACCTACGAGGACTTCTGGGAGATGGTACTTGAGCAGCGTTGCCCTGTGGTCATTATGCTTACTCGCTTGGTCGACAATTACAAG ATGGTTAAGTGTGGAGATTATTTTCAGGCTGAAAATGGCCCTAGAGAATTCGGTAATATATGTATAGCCACTAAGTGGCTAAGAACTACTGAAACTTCATTAGAATTGCGCCTTCTGGAGGTGAACTATAAAGAG TCAGAGGAACCACCCATGTCTGTATTGCATATTCAGTATCCTGAATGGCCTGACCATGGAGTTCCCGAGGACAGGATTGCTGTCCGTGAAATCTTGAAAAGACTATATGAAGTACCACCAAATCTTGGCCCCATTGTGGTGCACTGCAG TGCAGGTATTGGGAGAACTGGAACATACTGCACAATTCATAATACAGTCCAAAGAATTCTAGCTGGGGACATGTCTGCGTTAGATCTTGTTGATACAGTAACCACATTTAGGTCTCAGCGAATTGGAATGGTCCAAACACGG GAGCAATATTTTTTCTGTTATTCTGCCATCGTTGATGAATTGGAAGACCTCGTCTCAAATGAGCTCAATAGAG CTTGA